A region from the Lycium barbarum isolate Lr01 chromosome 8, ASM1917538v2, whole genome shotgun sequence genome encodes:
- the LOC132607699 gene encoding MLO-like protein 3, whose protein sequence is MAGGGGSTSSPSRTLLDAPTWALATVCFIFIFLGIFIEHLEDLIYGDQKWLKKHRKTALFEAVEKLKSVLMQLGFLSLLLAVIQRPISKICIPNRMSNSMLPCNRAVLDSTKTIKGFEHFSNSKELPSVENSVDHCGSRAMTSFMSQSGINQLNNFIFVLAIMQIVYSVVTMALGRAKGEEIFVAFDVAIAMIRKRETIEYMAANDPSRFRFTRETTFGRRHMNKFTTTPSQLWIKCFFRQFFHSVAKVDYLTLRHGFITAHLSSNNAFNFQKYIERSLDDDFKVKVGISPFMWLVMVIFLLVDVHGWNIYLWVSFLSLLTVLVIGTKLETIVAQMALQLETQDTVIIGSPVVQPNDNLFWFNQPQFVLTLLPYTLFINAFELAFFIWVTWQFGIRSCYHEHVEIIVIRVVLALMVQVLCSYITLPLYALVTQMGSHFKRALLEERIMQVIKQWHTEVKRKKKKQKNKLQQPEIEFTSHQRMTTLVEFSTNAHEIQEIS, encoded by the exons ATGGCTGGAGGAGGAGGATCCACTTCGAGTCCTTCTCGCACTCTTTTAGACGCTCCAACTTGGGCTCTGGCTACTGTCTGCTTCATCTTTATTTTCCTTGGGATTTTCATTGAACACTTGGAAGATTTAATTTATGGTGACCAAAAA TGGCTCAAAAAACATAGGAAGACCGCTTTGTTTGAAGCTGTGGAGAAACTCAAATCAG TACTGATGCAACTAGGATTTTTGTCGCTATTATTAGCAGTGATACAAAGGCCAATATCCAAAATATGCATACCAAATAGAATGTCAAACTCCATGCTTCCTTGTAATCGTGCTGTACTGGATTCTACAAAAACCATCAAAGGATTCGAACACTTCTCAAATTCAAAGGAATTGCCATCTGTTGAAAACTCTGTGGATCACTGTGGCTCCAGA GCGATGACTTCTTTCATGTCACAAAGTGGAATCAATCAGCTAAACAACTTCATATTTGTACTAGCAATCATGCAGATTGTGTACAGTGTTGTCACAATGGCTTTAGGTAGAGCCAAG GGGGAAGAAATATTTGTGGCATTTGATGTAGCAATAGCCATGATTAGAAAAC gtGAAACGATTGAATATATGGCAGCCAATG ATCCTAGTCGATTCAGATTTACAAGAGAAACAACATTTGGTCGACGCCACATGAACAAGTTTACAACTACCCCTAGTCAGCTCTGGATT AAATGTTTCTTTCGGCAGTTCTTCCATTCTGTAGCAAAAGTTGACTATCTTACATTACGCCATGGCTTCATTACG GCTCATTTATCTTCAAACAACGCCTTCAATTTTCAGAAGTACATTGAACGATCTTTGGATGATGATTTCAAAGTCAAAGTTGGCATCAG CCCTTTCATGTGGTTAGTGATGGTCATCTTCTTGCTGGTTGACGTTCATG GTTGGAACATCTATCTTTGGGTATCATTTCTCTCACTCCTT ACAGTGTTGGTGATTGGGACTAAGCTGGAGACAATTGTAGCTCAAATGGCCCTTCAACTCGAAACTCAAGACACTGTCATCATAGGATCCCCAGTAGTCCAACCTAATGATAATCTTTTTTGGTTTAATCAACCTCAATTTGTTTTGACACTTCTCCCCTATACCCTTTTCATA AATGCATTTGAGCTGGCCTTCTTTATTTGGGTGACG TGGCAATTTGGAATAAGATCATGTTATCATGAGCATGTGGAGATCATTGTTATCAGGGTGGTTTTGGC GCTGATGGTTCAAGTACTTTGTAGTTACATTACTTTGCCTCTCTATGCCCTCGTTACGCAG atGGGTTCACATTTCAAAAGAGCATTGTTGGAAGAACGCATAATGCAAGTCATAAAGCAATGGCACACAGAAGTGAAGAGGAAGAAAAAGAAGCAAAAGAATAAGCTGCAGCAACCAGAAATAGAATTCACCTCTCACCAGAGAATGACAACTTTAGTTGAGTTTAGTACTAATGCTCATGAAATTCAGGAGATCTCCTGA
- the LOC132607698 gene encoding uncharacterized mitochondrial protein AtMg00820-like — MQTRSSLKQISAFTLVSKLEPKKVDEALNDESWTKAMQDELDQFERNQVWKLAPRPKYVSVIGTKWIFRNKMNESGQIVINKARLVAEGYSQQKDIDYNENFAPVARLESIRILLAYAPFKL; from the coding sequence ATGCAGACTAGATCATCTCTGAAACAAATATCGGCATTCACACTTGTATCAAAGCTTGAGCCCAAGAAAGTTGATGAAGCGCTAAATGATGAATCTTGGACTAAAGCTATGCAGGACGAACTTGATCAGTTCGAAAGAAATCAGGTATGGAAACTTGCTCCCAGACCCAAATATGTTTCTGTTATTGGAACAAAATGGATTTTTCGGAACAAAATGAACGAATCTGGACAAATCGTTATAAACAAAGCAAGACTGGTAGCTGAAGGTTACTCTCAGCAAAAAGATATTGATTATAATGAGAATTTTGCTCCCGTGGCAAGGCTAGAATCCATACGTATTCTCTTGGCATATGCACCTTTCAAactgtaa